A DNA window from Candidatus Saccharibacteria bacterium oral taxon 955 contains the following coding sequences:
- a CDS encoding pseudouridine synthase codes for MTDNSTRLNKYLALQLGISRREADVLIDSSTVEINGRPTALGARVKPGDNVTVAGASISKKPQKLIYLALNKPVGYVCSRKPQGNSPTIYTLLPAEYHRLKPVGRLDRNSSGLLLLTNDGDFAYRMTHPKFTKTKIYHVQLDNDLAPLHQQMISDFGVQLEDGRSQLTLARLSDERRDKWQVTMSEGRNRQIRRTFSALGYEVKRLHRVQFGNYTLNNMKRGDYLVIDRQ; via the coding sequence ATGACGGATAACTCAACCCGTCTCAATAAATACCTAGCTCTCCAGCTGGGTATTTCGCGTCGCGAAGCAGATGTGCTGATCGACTCATCGACAGTCGAGATAAATGGCCGACCAACCGCGCTAGGTGCTAGGGTGAAACCAGGCGATAATGTCACCGTCGCTGGCGCCTCAATCTCGAAAAAGCCTCAAAAGCTCATCTACCTAGCCCTCAACAAGCCAGTCGGGTACGTCTGCTCACGGAAACCCCAAGGTAACAGCCCGACAATTTACACACTCCTACCAGCCGAGTATCACAGACTCAAGCCCGTAGGGCGTCTCGACCGCAACAGTTCCGGGCTCCTGCTTCTCACAAACGACGGTGACTTCGCCTACCGGATGACCCATCCGAAATTTACAAAAACAAAGATATATCATGTTCAGCTGGACAACGACCTCGCGCCACTACATCAGCAAATGATTAGCGATTTTGGCGTCCAACTCGAGGACGGACGATCCCAGCTCACGCTCGCGCGATTATCAGACGAACGTCGTGACAAGTGGCAGGTAACGATGAGTGAGGGTCGCAATCGTCAAATTCGCCGTACATTTTCTGCTCTCGGTTACGAAGTGAAGCGCCTCCATCGTGTACAGTTCGGCAATTATACGCTAAACAACATGAAGCGCGGTGACTATCTAGTCATTGATCGTCAATGA